A stretch of the Saprospiraceae bacterium genome encodes the following:
- a CDS encoding VOC family protein: MSDQLYPCLWFDGNAKEAATFYCSIFKDGRITADTPMVVNFEIMGRKFMGLNAGPMFKFNESISYVIECDTQQEIDYYWDQLTKDGGLEVECGWVKDKFGLSWQVVPKILGKLMNDPQKAPQVLAVIMKTKKFNIQELEDI; the protein is encoded by the coding sequence ATGTCTGATCAATTATATCCATGTCTATGGTTTGATGGAAATGCCAAAGAAGCTGCCACTTTTTATTGTAGCATTTTTAAGGATGGCAGAATCACCGCAGATACCCCCATGGTTGTGAATTTTGAAATCATGGGCAGAAAATTTATGGGACTCAATGCCGGGCCCATGTTTAAATTCAATGAATCCATTTCCTATGTCATTGAATGTGATACGCAGCAAGAAATCGATTATTATTGGGATCAATTGACAAAAGATGGAGGCCTGGAAGTTGAATGTGGTTGGGTAAAAGATAAATTTGGCCTATCCTGGCAAGTCGTTCCAAAAATCTTAGGAAAGCTCATGAATGATCCCCAAAAAGCACCTCAAGTGCTGGCAGTAATTATGAAAACCAAGAAGTTTAATATTCAAGAACTGGAGGATATTTAA
- a CDS encoding SRPBCC family protein, whose amino-acid sequence MEKIFIEVQVNVEASLDKVWQCWNGPEHIVNWNFASDDWCAPKAVVDLKPGGQFVCRMESKDGTMGFDFKGIYNVIKPMELIEYTLEDDRTVRIEFKENESGVQLIEKFEAEHENSVELQQFGWQAILNNFKQYVESNS is encoded by the coding sequence ATGGAAAAAATATTTATTGAAGTTCAAGTAAACGTCGAAGCATCCCTGGACAAAGTTTGGCAATGCTGGAATGGTCCGGAACATATTGTAAACTGGAATTTTGCTTCGGATGATTGGTGTGCACCTAAGGCAGTAGTAGACTTAAAACCAGGTGGGCAATTTGTATGCAGGATGGAATCTAAGGATGGAACGATGGGTTTTGATTTTAAAGGAATTTATAATGTAATTAAACCAATGGAACTCATAGAATACACTTTGGAGGATGATCGTACGGTTCGGATTGAATTTAAAGAAAATGAAAGTGGAGTCCAGCTAATTGAGAAATTTGAGGCGGAACATGAAAATTCTGTCGAATTGCAGCAATTCGGTTGGCAAGCCATATTAAATAATTTTAAGCAGTACGTTGAATCCAATTCTTAA